A part of Terriglobus roseus genomic DNA contains:
- a CDS encoding RrF2 family transcriptional regulator, which translates to MLRLTKKADYGLMALKYLAEQAVLTGKTGSASAQSAKDIAEAYHIPPQLLAKILQTLTRQGILVSHAGTNGGYALARSAAEISAFEVIRAIDGPLFITSCITIHGTCDLAGHCTIKEPLRKVNDSIKELLSGITIADLAEPQDTAVPANTLGGGLVSIAL; encoded by the coding sequence ATGCTGCGGTTGACCAAAAAAGCGGATTACGGCCTGATGGCCCTGAAGTATCTTGCTGAGCAGGCTGTCCTGACGGGCAAGACGGGGTCGGCCAGTGCGCAGTCCGCAAAGGATATTGCGGAGGCGTATCACATTCCTCCACAGCTTCTTGCCAAGATTCTGCAAACGTTAACCCGGCAGGGCATTCTTGTATCGCACGCTGGTACCAACGGCGGTTACGCGCTGGCGCGTTCGGCTGCTGAGATCAGCGCATTTGAGGTGATCCGGGCCATTGACGGCCCGCTGTTTATCACCTCTTGCATCACCATTCACGGCACCTGCGACCTGGCTGGTCACTGCACCATCAAAGAACCGCTGCGCAAGGTGAATGACAGCATCAAGGAACTGCTCAGCGGCATTACGATTGCCGATCTGGCAGAACCGCAGGACACCGCCGTACCAGCCAACACGCTGGGCGGAGGCCTTGTCTCCATCGCTCTTTAG
- a CDS encoding CDP-alcohol phosphatidyltransferase family protein, which translates to MNSLLRQLRAAPNLLTLLRLLAVPFLVEAILAQHEEIALLIFVVAGATDAVDGRLARRLNQTTRLGQYLDPIADKLMLSTLFLTVTWVGLVPKYVTVLVFARDIGILCISILLFFSGTMRDFRPSAIGKLNTLVQIFTMLLVLLTAVKTTATLSELRHWLLVGIAWLAPLSAAQYAWMVFHRIATDPLESLA; encoded by the coding sequence ATGAATTCGCTCCTTCGACAGCTCCGTGCCGCGCCAAACCTGCTGACGCTTCTGCGCCTGCTGGCGGTGCCGTTCCTGGTGGAAGCGATTCTGGCGCAGCACGAGGAGATTGCGCTACTGATCTTCGTAGTTGCTGGTGCCACTGACGCTGTGGACGGACGCCTTGCCCGCAGACTGAACCAGACCACACGTCTCGGTCAGTATCTGGATCCCATCGCAGACAAGCTGATGCTTTCTACGCTCTTCCTGACCGTCACCTGGGTAGGGCTGGTTCCTAAGTATGTGACAGTACTGGTATTTGCGCGCGATATCGGCATTCTCTGTATCAGCATCCTGCTCTTTTTTTCAGGCACCATGCGGGATTTCCGACCCTCGGCTATCGGCAAACTGAACACACTGGTGCAGATCTTCACCATGCTGCTGGTCCTGCTGACCGCAGTTAAAACCACTGCGACATTGAGTGAACTACGCCACTGGCTGCTGGTAGGCATCGCCTGGCTGGCGCCGCTTTCCGCCGCGCAATATGCCTGGATGGTCTTCCACCGCATCGCGACGGACCCGCTGGAGAGCCTGGCCTGA
- a CDS encoding alpha/beta fold hydrolase, with protein MICAFLLSSICRAEPGRLISATEISGAPAGAKAWRIRYETSDQAGHVTESTGILVSPLGAAPKEGRNVIAWAHGTTGIAESCAPSQSPHAFSSIPSLDQLVGKGWVVVATDYPGLGTPGPHAYLVGKAAAHAVLDSVRAARHVPKVNASSHYIVWGLSQGAHAALFTGEEAHPYAPELHLVGVAAAAPPTDLTKNLAATGNPVVHTILTAFAAESWSQVYHADLSTILSPMKQRVLHRLAQTCGSEDPALRTKIQVLRLRDLGKIDLSAIEPWRSLLNTNSAGHQPVGAPLFIAQGTKDVVVSPNVTKQFVDEACKRGERVRFMSIPDGVHRTTAMASSTEAIRWMTDLFAGKPASNGCPLN; from the coding sequence ATGATTTGTGCTTTCCTGCTTTCTTCAATATGCCGAGCAGAACCCGGCAGGCTAATCTCTGCAACGGAGATATCGGGTGCTCCTGCCGGGGCGAAGGCGTGGCGCATACGCTATGAGACCTCGGATCAGGCGGGGCACGTAACAGAGTCAACCGGCATTCTTGTTTCACCCTTGGGCGCGGCGCCAAAAGAAGGAAGGAATGTGATTGCGTGGGCACACGGCACAACTGGCATTGCCGAAAGCTGTGCACCTTCCCAGAGTCCACACGCCTTTAGCTCGATTCCCTCCTTGGACCAGTTGGTGGGCAAGGGATGGGTTGTGGTGGCAACTGATTATCCCGGCCTTGGCACACCCGGTCCGCACGCTTATCTCGTTGGCAAGGCGGCCGCACACGCGGTGCTTGATTCAGTGCGCGCGGCACGGCATGTGCCGAAGGTGAATGCGAGTTCGCATTACATTGTTTGGGGATTGTCGCAGGGTGCTCATGCAGCGCTCTTCACTGGCGAAGAAGCTCATCCGTATGCCCCGGAGCTGCACCTGGTGGGAGTCGCGGCGGCTGCACCTCCGACTGATTTGACGAAGAATCTAGCAGCCACTGGCAATCCGGTGGTGCACACCATTCTGACTGCGTTCGCGGCTGAGAGTTGGTCGCAGGTGTATCACGCGGATCTATCGACCATTCTTTCGCCGATGAAACAACGCGTACTTCATCGCCTTGCGCAAACTTGCGGGAGCGAAGATCCAGCGCTTCGTACGAAGATTCAAGTCCTGCGGCTACGCGATCTCGGAAAGATCGACCTCTCAGCGATTGAGCCGTGGCGCAGCCTGTTGAACACAAATTCCGCTGGCCATCAGCCTGTTGGCGCACCACTCTTCATCGCGCAAGGAACGAAAGATGTTGTGGTGTCTCCGAACGTCACCAAGCAGTTCGTAGATGAGGCATGCAAGCGCGGCGAACGAGTTCGGTTTATGTCGATTCCTGACGGCGTTCATCGTACGACAGCCATGGCATCCTCAACAGAGGCCATACGGTGGATGACAGACCTGTTCGCAGGAAAGCCCGCCTCGAATGGATGTCCACTCAA